From one Catenuloplanes nepalensis genomic stretch:
- a CDS encoding peptide deformylase, translating to MTAQPTSPTSPLERAADSFAAELSQWRADRGMTKKQLAARMGFDPSYVSHVEGRRHRPTEDFARRAEAVLDAGGRIWQRFQEYDELRHVRSSGLTHRDPPVPEQWLPPGTGLVVEQEIAELVYSDGEYRCVIRRALYNAGTEPVTRYMVKVAVDRYPGDPERSNRHHREHPLSFDELKLTAFWGAPYAREPMRWRKKRDRDADKEMWLLFENDNGRFPLYPGQRTTIEYAYSVAEEKWGQWFQRAVRLPTRQLTVRLDFPAALDPTVWGEETSLSAEEAPLRTPFTRHEENDRAVFEWSTDEPPLNARYKLSWRFRGTPAPTGGGRASDRMRAAGILQRGDTRLTTPARPLALPEQARQARDVAEALHRAAGRVETLHDFRKGMGLAAPQIGLPVAVAVIRPPDPAVEPLTLVNPRVLTESAETDVQYEGCLSFFDERGAVRRPLRIDVEHDRWDGTRMITTFELAMARLVAHEIDHLDGRLYLDRMPPDARLVSVEEYQDGGLPWRY from the coding sequence ATGACAGCACAGCCGACATCGCCGACCTCGCCGCTGGAGCGGGCGGCCGACTCGTTCGCCGCCGAACTGTCCCAGTGGCGTGCCGACCGAGGAATGACCAAGAAGCAGCTGGCCGCGCGGATGGGCTTCGACCCGTCCTACGTCAGCCACGTCGAGGGCCGCCGGCACCGCCCCACCGAGGACTTCGCGCGCCGTGCCGAGGCCGTGCTCGACGCGGGCGGCCGCATCTGGCAGCGCTTCCAGGAGTACGACGAGCTGCGCCACGTGCGCTCCAGCGGCCTGACCCACCGCGACCCGCCCGTGCCCGAGCAGTGGCTGCCGCCCGGCACCGGCCTGGTCGTCGAGCAGGAGATCGCCGAGCTGGTCTACTCCGACGGCGAGTACCGCTGCGTCATCCGGCGCGCGCTCTACAACGCCGGGACCGAGCCGGTCACCCGCTACATGGTCAAGGTCGCGGTCGACCGCTACCCCGGCGATCCCGAGCGCTCCAACCGGCACCACCGCGAGCATCCGCTCTCCTTCGACGAGCTGAAACTCACCGCGTTCTGGGGTGCGCCGTACGCGCGGGAGCCGATGCGCTGGCGGAAGAAGCGCGACCGGGACGCGGACAAGGAGATGTGGCTGCTCTTCGAGAACGACAACGGCCGCTTCCCGCTCTACCCCGGCCAGCGCACCACGATCGAGTACGCGTACTCCGTCGCGGAGGAGAAGTGGGGCCAGTGGTTCCAGCGCGCGGTCCGGCTGCCCACCCGGCAGCTCACGGTCCGGCTGGACTTCCCCGCCGCGCTCGACCCCACGGTCTGGGGCGAGGAGACCTCGCTCTCCGCCGAGGAGGCGCCGCTGCGCACCCCGTTCACCCGGCACGAGGAGAACGACCGCGCGGTCTTCGAGTGGTCCACGGACGAGCCGCCGCTCAACGCGCGCTACAAGCTGTCCTGGCGTTTCCGCGGCACGCCCGCGCCGACCGGTGGTGGCCGGGCCAGCGACCGCATGCGCGCGGCCGGCATCCTGCAGCGCGGCGACACCCGGCTCACCACCCCGGCGCGGCCGCTCGCGCTGCCCGAACAGGCCCGCCAGGCGCGGGATGTCGCCGAGGCGCTGCACCGCGCGGCCGGCCGGGTCGAGACGCTGCACGATTTCCGCAAGGGCATGGGACTCGCCGCGCCGCAGATCGGGCTGCCGGTCGCGGTCGCGGTGATCCGGCCACCGGACCCGGCCGTGGAACCACTGACGCTGGTCAACCCGCGGGTGCTGACCGAGTCGGCGGAGACCGACGTCCAGTACGAGGGCTGCCTGTCGTTCTTCGACGAGCGCGGCGCGGTGCGCCGGCCACTGCGCATCGACGTGGAGCACGATCGCTGGGACGGCACCCGCATGATCACCACGTTCGAGCTGGCGATGGCGCGGCTGGTCGCGCACGAGATCGACCACCTGGACGGGCGGCTCTACCTCGACCGGATGCCGCCGGACGCGCGGCTGGTCTCGGTGGAGGAGTACCAGGACGGCGGGCTGCCCTGGCGCTACTGA
- a CDS encoding globin domain-containing protein codes for MGDLSHLLKESWTIVEGQREKLAGYFYARIFLSNPHLRELFPVQMDAQRSRLLGAIVTAVQTVDDPERLDDYLRGLGRDHRKFQVTPEQYAVVGDALLESLRIFGGERWTPDFDQAWRDAYALIARKMMDAAESDTYPAYWIAEVLSHERRGRDIAVLTVLPGQAMEFRAGQHVSVECPAYQPRVWRVYSMANAPRRDHTLEFHVRALSSGWVSGALVRRVRAGDLLRLASPMGSMTLDRRSTRDIVCVAGSTGLAPIKALLEELTRFNRTRWVHVFFGAGTRDDLYDLPELRAIAAQHPWVSLVPACSRDASFDGERGNVSEIVGRYGPWSDHDFYVAGSSGMVRSTLRTLTALDVPRSRIRYDEFQ; via the coding sequence ATGGGCGATCTGTCGCACCTTCTGAAAGAGAGCTGGACCATCGTCGAGGGGCAGCGTGAGAAGCTGGCCGGCTACTTCTACGCGCGGATCTTCCTGTCCAATCCGCACCTGCGCGAGCTGTTCCCGGTGCAGATGGATGCGCAGCGGTCACGGTTGCTGGGCGCGATCGTGACGGCCGTGCAGACGGTGGACGATCCGGAGCGGCTGGACGACTATCTGCGGGGCCTGGGCCGGGATCACCGGAAATTCCAGGTCACGCCGGAGCAGTACGCGGTGGTCGGCGACGCGCTGCTGGAGTCGCTGCGGATCTTCGGGGGCGAGCGGTGGACGCCGGACTTCGACCAGGCCTGGCGGGACGCGTACGCCCTGATCGCGCGGAAGATGATGGACGCGGCCGAGTCGGACACCTACCCGGCGTACTGGATCGCGGAGGTGCTCAGCCACGAGCGGCGCGGCCGGGACATCGCGGTGCTGACGGTGCTGCCGGGGCAGGCGATGGAGTTCCGGGCCGGGCAGCACGTGAGCGTGGAGTGCCCGGCGTACCAGCCGCGGGTGTGGCGGGTCTATTCGATGGCGAACGCGCCGCGCCGGGATCACACACTGGAGTTCCACGTGCGCGCGCTGAGCAGCGGGTGGGTGTCCGGCGCGCTGGTCCGCCGGGTGCGCGCCGGTGATCTGCTGCGGCTGGCCTCGCCGATGGGCTCGATGACGCTGGACCGCCGCTCGACCCGGGACATCGTGTGCGTGGCGGGCAGCACCGGCCTGGCCCCGATCAAGGCGTTGCTGGAGGAGCTGACCCGGTTCAACCGGACGCGCTGGGTGCACGTGTTCTTCGGCGCCGGTACCCGGGACGACCTCTACGACCTGCCGGAGCTGCGGGCGATCGCGGCGCAGCATCCGTGGGTGTCGCTGGTGCCGGCGTGCAGCCGGGACGCGAGCTTCGACGGCGAGCGCGGGAACGTGTCGGAGATCGTGGGCCGGTACGGGCCGTGGAGCGATCACGATTTCTACGTGGCCGGCTCGTCCGGGATGGTCCGGTCCACGTTGCGCACGCTGACCGCGCTGGACGTGCCGCGGTCACGCATCCGGTACGACGAGTTTCAGTAG
- a CDS encoding CPBP family intramembrane glutamic endopeptidase produces the protein MTALLNAPDDVAHRDRTLRFELLIVFGLSLGQSAVFSLVNIVGRLTASTPLSAQTSTLNPAASDRPYLDLTLQLLRILFALMPVVLALHLLARDRAATMGLDFRRPFFDLGSGALLAAGIGIPGLGLYLAARELGLNTTVVASALNDVWWTVPVLILAAAKNAILEEVLVVGYLMRRLEDLRWRVPTIILTSSVLRGSYHLYQGFGGFIGNIVMGIVFCLFHLRFKRVMPLIVAHTILDIVAFVGYALLAPHVSWL, from the coding sequence GTGACCGCGCTCCTCAACGCCCCCGACGACGTCGCACACCGGGACCGGACCCTCAGGTTCGAGTTGCTGATCGTCTTCGGCCTGTCGCTCGGCCAGTCCGCGGTCTTCTCCCTGGTCAACATCGTCGGCCGGCTCACCGCGTCCACACCGCTCTCCGCACAGACGTCCACGCTGAACCCGGCCGCGTCCGACCGCCCCTACCTCGACCTCACGCTCCAGCTGCTGCGCATCCTCTTCGCCCTGATGCCGGTCGTCCTCGCGCTGCACCTGCTCGCCCGCGACCGCGCCGCCACCATGGGCCTGGACTTCCGCCGCCCGTTCTTCGACCTCGGCTCCGGCGCTCTGCTGGCCGCCGGCATCGGAATCCCAGGCCTCGGTCTCTACCTGGCCGCCCGCGAACTCGGCCTGAACACCACGGTGGTCGCGTCCGCACTCAACGACGTCTGGTGGACCGTCCCCGTCCTCATCCTGGCCGCCGCCAAGAACGCCATCCTGGAGGAGGTCCTGGTCGTCGGCTACCTGATGCGCCGCCTGGAGGACCTCCGCTGGCGCGTCCCCACGATCATCCTCACCAGCTCCGTCCTCCGCGGCTCATACCACCTCTACCAGGGCTTCGGCGGCTTCATCGGCAACATCGTGATGGGCATCGTCTTCTGCCTCTTCCACCTCCGCTTCAAGCGCGTCATGCCCCTGATCGTCGCCCACACGATCCTCGACATCGTCGCCTTCGTCGGCTACGCCCTCCTGGCCCCCCACGTCTCCTGGCTGTAG
- a CDS encoding alpha/beta fold hydrolase, producing the protein MTKNSDVPAAPKWSGMVPVDDTALAVTDTGGAGIPAVYLNGQFATQGYWRRVIAELGTGWRHITYDERARGRSKRSADYSFEAAVRDVDAVLSARGVDRALLVGWSYGAVVAAHWAHRHPDRTIGAVMVDGAFPHDWLDEAMEQRIRKMFRRMGWFLPLLRPTGLTPRMTAEQQADSNIELGKLSRERELGPVLDAITVPTRYVVASGTSLGSRGDEQERIRAGLDAVTVRNPNVRIHAKVTSNHGALLRKDFPVIAAAVREVAALDQR; encoded by the coding sequence ATGACGAAGAACAGCGACGTCCCGGCCGCGCCGAAGTGGTCCGGCATGGTGCCGGTCGACGACACGGCCCTGGCCGTCACCGACACCGGGGGTGCCGGCATCCCCGCGGTCTACCTCAACGGACAGTTCGCCACCCAGGGGTACTGGCGGCGGGTCATCGCCGAACTGGGCACCGGGTGGCGGCACATCACCTACGACGAGCGGGCCCGCGGCAGATCGAAGCGCTCGGCGGACTATTCGTTCGAGGCCGCCGTGCGGGACGTCGACGCTGTCCTGTCGGCCCGCGGGGTGGACCGGGCGCTGCTGGTGGGCTGGTCCTACGGAGCGGTGGTCGCCGCGCACTGGGCCCACCGGCACCCGGACCGCACGATAGGCGCGGTCATGGTCGACGGCGCCTTTCCGCACGACTGGCTCGACGAGGCCATGGAGCAACGGATCCGGAAGATGTTCCGGCGGATGGGCTGGTTCCTGCCGCTGCTGCGCCCGACGGGTCTGACCCCGCGGATGACCGCCGAACAGCAGGCCGACAGCAACATCGAGCTCGGCAAGCTCTCCCGCGAACGCGAGCTGGGTCCCGTGCTCGACGCCATCACCGTCCCCACCCGTTACGTGGTCGCCTCGGGGACCTCCCTCGGGAGTCGCGGTGACGAGCAGGAACGGATCCGGGCCGGCCTCGATGCGGTCACCGTCCGCAATCCGAACGTTCGCATCCACGCGAAGGTCACCAGCAATCACGGCGCGCTGCTCAGGAAGGACTTCCCGGTCATCGCCGCGGCCGTGCGCGAGGTCGCCGCCCTCGACCAGCGCTGA
- a CDS encoding DUF4097 family beta strand repeat-containing protein has product MRKFNTPAPVSAVLDIPAGRVRIIAADRADTTVEILPADATKGRDVKAAERIGVAYADGVLRIAAADRASRTLGASGSVEVTVQLPAGSRIEATAAGADFRGVGRLGDVTVESANGSITLDETASARLTLQAGDVKVGRVGGPARISTRKGDLHIVEAVDGAVTLHTEHGNISVGAARGASATLDAGTTFGRVHNALHNTDGAAAGLNIHATTAHGDITARSL; this is encoded by the coding sequence ATGCGAAAATTCAACACCCCCGCGCCGGTCTCGGCCGTGCTCGACATCCCCGCGGGTCGTGTCCGGATCATCGCCGCCGACCGGGCCGACACCACGGTCGAGATCCTGCCCGCGGACGCCACCAAGGGCCGCGACGTCAAGGCGGCGGAGCGTATCGGGGTCGCCTACGCCGACGGTGTCCTGCGAATCGCAGCCGCGGACCGGGCGAGCCGGACCCTCGGCGCATCCGGCTCCGTCGAAGTGACGGTCCAGCTGCCCGCCGGCTCCCGGATCGAGGCCACGGCGGCCGGCGCCGACTTCCGGGGCGTCGGACGCCTCGGCGACGTCACCGTCGAGAGCGCGAACGGCTCGATCACGCTGGACGAGACGGCGAGCGCTCGCCTGACCCTGCAGGCCGGTGACGTGAAGGTCGGCCGAGTGGGCGGACCGGCGCGGATCAGCACCCGCAAGGGCGACCTGCACATCGTCGAGGCCGTCGACGGCGCCGTCACGCTGCACACCGAGCACGGCAACATCTCGGTCGGTGCCGCCCGCGGCGCCTCCGCGACCCTGGACGCCGGCACCACCTTCGGCCGCGTCCACAACGCACTGCACAACACCGACGGCGCTGCCGCCGGCCTGAACATCCACGCGACCACCGCCCACGGCGACATCACCGCACGCAGTCTGTGA
- a CDS encoding GbsR/MarR family transcriptional regulator: MPGGRLTQQERQQITLGLADGLAYAEIARRIDRPTSTVTREVLRNGGPAAYRGDLAHHAAGHRARRRAKAVPGRSSASRQADGRDSDALRAYEDTFATIFMQSGLPPMTARALASLYTTDTGSLTAAEIARRLQISPGSVSKAVAFLDSQGLIRRERDERRRERYVVDDDVLYQSVMASARSTARLGEIARQGVDILGPGTPAAARLENIARFVDFVSENMARAADQAREILHTKPGTTADSAS, translated from the coding sequence ATGCCAGGTGGAAGGCTCACCCAGCAGGAACGCCAGCAGATCACGCTCGGGCTGGCCGACGGTCTCGCCTACGCGGAGATCGCCCGGCGCATCGATCGTCCGACCTCGACCGTCACCCGGGAGGTCTTACGTAACGGTGGCCCGGCCGCGTACCGCGGCGACCTCGCCCATCACGCCGCCGGGCACCGCGCACGCCGCCGTGCGAAAGCCGTGCCCGGGCGATCCTCCGCATCGAGGCAGGCCGACGGGCGAGACAGCGACGCCCTGCGCGCGTACGAGGACACGTTCGCCACCATCTTCATGCAGTCGGGCCTTCCACCGATGACGGCCCGCGCCCTGGCCAGCCTGTACACCACCGATACGGGCAGCCTCACCGCCGCCGAGATCGCCCGGCGACTGCAGATCAGCCCGGGATCCGTCTCCAAGGCGGTCGCGTTCCTCGACAGCCAGGGCCTGATCCGCCGCGAGCGCGACGAACGCCGCCGCGAACGCTATGTCGTCGACGACGACGTCCTGTACCAGTCCGTGATGGCCAGCGCCCGATCCACCGCCCGGCTCGGCGAGATCGCCCGGCAGGGCGTGGACATCCTCGGCCCCGGCACCCCGGCCGCCGCCCGCCTGGAGAACATCGCGCGCTTCGTCGACTTCGTCTCCGAGAACATGGCGCGCGCCGCCGACCAAGCCCGCGAGATCCTCCACACCAAGCCCGGGACCACCGCGGACAGCGCTTCCTGA
- a CDS encoding MerR family transcriptional regulator produces the protein MTQPDDMLDDEHYPAYTMGRAAEISGASQDFLRRLEKAKLFTPSRSAGGHRRYSRHQLRLAARARAMVAQGTALEASCRILILEDRLQEVLQSNRRERVVEAA, from the coding sequence ATGACCCAACCCGATGACATGCTCGACGACGAGCACTACCCTGCCTACACGATGGGCCGCGCCGCGGAGATCAGCGGCGCCTCGCAGGACTTCCTGCGTCGCCTCGAGAAGGCGAAACTGTTCACCCCGTCCCGGTCGGCCGGCGGTCACCGCCGCTACTCGCGCCATCAGCTGCGTCTCGCCGCACGGGCCCGTGCGATGGTCGCTCAGGGCACCGCCTTGGAGGCCTCGTGCCGCATACTCATCCTTGAGGACCGGCTCCAGGAAGTTCTCCAATCGAACCGGCGCGAACGGGTCGTAGAGGCAGCCTGA
- a CDS encoding NYN domain-containing protein, whose amino-acid sequence MDVGYLLSAAAVRLTGTSLRNGIQVDYESLVDGLVQQAEKLSELPVLRVHWYDSARDGVPDPQQQLIGELSNVKLRLGRFGVEGQQKGVDLRIGLDLVTHARNGVAEVFILVSGDDDLTEAVEEAQVHGVQVFLLAVPNADDKPHGISRHLIRAADGLKILFPETVDQTVTKVELPPAARSMVVAPQGGRPQVGAFPPSSTFVSDASLDGERLDATSKFPEQVDSVVNGVLTTFRRSASAEELAALIAGKPSVPRDVDKALLTDLSDRLGVSDLDEAIRHRLRARFWAACDEAYGSEGRAARP is encoded by the coding sequence GTGGACGTCGGTTACCTGCTCAGTGCCGCGGCGGTCCGGCTGACGGGGACGTCGCTACGCAACGGAATTCAGGTCGATTACGAGTCGCTGGTCGACGGGCTCGTTCAGCAGGCCGAGAAGCTGTCGGAGCTGCCGGTGCTGCGAGTCCACTGGTACGACTCCGCGAGAGACGGCGTACCCGACCCTCAGCAGCAGCTCATCGGAGAGCTGTCCAACGTCAAGTTGCGGCTCGGCCGGTTCGGTGTGGAAGGTCAGCAGAAGGGCGTTGACCTGCGTATTGGCCTTGATCTTGTAACGCATGCCCGTAACGGTGTCGCAGAGGTCTTCATCCTCGTCTCGGGGGACGATGATCTGACCGAGGCTGTCGAGGAGGCTCAGGTTCATGGTGTGCAGGTCTTCCTGCTTGCCGTTCCCAACGCTGATGACAAGCCACACGGCATCAGCCGGCATCTGATTCGTGCGGCCGACGGCCTCAAGATCCTCTTTCCGGAAACCGTTGACCAGACGGTGACGAAGGTCGAGTTGCCTCCGGCGGCGCGGTCGATGGTGGTGGCACCGCAGGGAGGGCGGCCGCAGGTAGGCGCGTTCCCTCCGTCGTCCACGTTTGTGTCTGACGCGTCCCTCGACGGAGAGCGGTTGGACGCGACCTCCAAGTTCCCCGAACAGGTCGACTCGGTGGTCAATGGAGTCCTGACGACATTTCGCAGATCTGCCAGTGCAGAGGAGCTTGCGGCGCTCATAGCCGGCAAGCCGTCGGTTCCCCGAGACGTTGACAAGGCATTGTTGACCGATCTGTCGGATCGTCTCGGTGTCTCTGACTTGGATGAGGCGATCCGGCACAGGCTTCGGGCGCGGTTCTGGGCGGCGTGTGATGAGGCCTACGGGTCAGAAGGTCGGGCTGCCAGGCCGTGA
- a CDS encoding Uma2 family endonuclease, translating to MSAEAVGSGMPTQVTLDDLAVMAAADENHRYELSPEGVLSVVPPADPDHALLVSRMFAWFLTDGYGPERVVTDCGIDVGGGRVPDLTVWADGMPPRPARSSYAGTAGLLLTVEVVFRGSEAVDRVIKKAEYAKAGIPRYWIVERDPVTTVHRHVLSAETGEYEPAEGRPQPINWLLTTVPDIS from the coding sequence ATGAGCGCCGAAGCTGTGGGCTCCGGAATGCCGACTCAGGTGACGCTGGATGACCTCGCTGTGATGGCGGCGGCTGACGAGAACCACCGTTACGAGTTGAGCCCCGAGGGAGTGCTGTCAGTCGTGCCGCCCGCGGATCCCGACCACGCGCTGCTCGTGTCGCGAATGTTCGCTTGGTTCCTGACCGATGGCTACGGTCCCGAGCGGGTCGTCACGGACTGCGGCATCGACGTCGGTGGCGGGCGAGTGCCGGATCTGACGGTGTGGGCCGACGGCATGCCGCCGCGGCCGGCCCGGTCGAGCTATGCCGGCACGGCGGGCCTGCTGCTTACTGTCGAGGTGGTGTTCCGGGGCTCCGAGGCAGTCGACCGGGTGATCAAGAAGGCGGAGTACGCCAAGGCCGGGATCCCCCGCTACTGGATCGTCGAGCGCGACCCCGTCACCACCGTGCACCGGCATGTGCTGAGTGCCGAGACCGGCGAGTACGAACCGGCCGAAGGCCGGCCGCAGCCGATCAACTGGCTGCTGACCACGGTGCCTGATATCTCGTGA
- a CDS encoding phosphotransferase: MRSNWNVLPESVTKSIAGHVGGPFDVEAVPDGDHAEIAAAVTGPAGKVFVKAASADLGVRSLRYEVAATRSVGRYAPAVLWDFESDGWLVVGTEHLDGPHPDLSPGSPDLHLLAEVLKRLQTTVAPEGNWYSAGSRLGWEQEAASGEMLVHSDLNPANLIMTADGLRVVDWAYTTRAASWVELALIMQWLIGSGHAPEQAEDWLTQFPAWAAVDPAVLDDFAARSSAKWSDKARPNSDQWVRDLSTWTTAWATYRRERG; the protein is encoded by the coding sequence ATGCGTAGTAACTGGAACGTTCTACCAGAAAGCGTCACCAAATCGATTGCTGGCCATGTCGGCGGACCTTTCGACGTCGAGGCTGTTCCGGACGGTGACCACGCGGAGATCGCCGCGGCCGTCACAGGGCCGGCCGGGAAGGTCTTCGTCAAGGCGGCATCGGCTGATCTGGGCGTTCGGTCACTGCGCTACGAGGTTGCGGCGACCAGGAGCGTCGGGCGGTACGCGCCCGCGGTCCTGTGGGACTTCGAGTCCGACGGCTGGCTGGTGGTGGGGACCGAGCATCTGGACGGTCCCCACCCCGATCTCTCTCCGGGCAGCCCCGATCTTCACCTGCTCGCCGAGGTACTCAAGAGGCTCCAGACAACCGTCGCGCCGGAGGGAAACTGGTACAGCGCCGGGAGCCGGCTCGGTTGGGAACAGGAAGCGGCCAGCGGCGAGATGCTCGTGCACTCCGACCTGAACCCGGCAAACCTGATCATGACGGCCGACGGGCTGCGCGTGGTCGATTGGGCTTATACGACCCGGGCGGCGTCCTGGGTCGAACTGGCTTTGATCATGCAGTGGCTCATCGGCAGCGGCCACGCGCCGGAGCAGGCGGAGGACTGGCTGACGCAGTTTCCCGCGTGGGCCGCAGTCGATCCTGCCGTCCTGGACGATTTCGCCGCCAGAAGCAGTGCGAAGTGGTCGGATAAGGCACGGCCGAACAGCGACCAGTGGGTGCGAGACCTGTCCACCTGGACGACCGCGTGGGCTACCTACCGACGCGAACGAGGCTGA
- a CDS encoding EcsC family protein, with protein MALSAVETLGPRAGDWARQMRDLYPAADPDGLARLATIRSARTSALTGVLAATTGGYAPVVEYASVAWVQASVVLRVAAAYGADPTDPERAVDLLVLLRLHASRESARAALDNATSEHGGGLLRAHPLEGIWRLATPLAARIGGWLALRTAARLIPGAAVLVAALTDAAATDLLTARAIAYYRHLSHPTESHPTESD; from the coding sequence ATGGCATTGTCCGCGGTGGAGACGCTCGGGCCGCGCGCCGGCGATTGGGCGCGCCAGATGCGGGATCTATATCCGGCCGCCGACCCCGACGGCCTGGCCCGGCTGGCGACGATCCGGTCAGCACGCACCTCCGCCCTGACCGGCGTGCTGGCCGCCACCACCGGCGGATACGCACCGGTCGTCGAGTACGCCTCCGTGGCCTGGGTGCAGGCATCCGTGGTCCTACGGGTGGCGGCCGCCTACGGCGCCGATCCGACGGACCCGGAGCGAGCAGTGGATCTCCTGGTCCTGCTGCGCCTGCACGCCAGCAGGGAGAGTGCCAGGGCGGCACTGGACAACGCGACCAGCGAACACGGCGGCGGCCTCCTCCGCGCACATCCGCTGGAGGGGATCTGGCGCCTGGCCACCCCGCTGGCCGCCCGAATCGGCGGCTGGCTCGCCCTCCGCACCGCCGCCCGCCTCATTCCCGGCGCCGCCGTCCTGGTGGCCGCACTAACCGACGCCGCCGCCACGGATCTGCTCACCGCCCGCGCGATCGCCTACTACCGCCACCTCTCCCACCCAACCGAATCCCACCCAACCGAATCAGACTGA
- a CDS encoding tyrosine-type recombinase/integrase yields the protein MEEVPAAGTDEALTGEKGAQRLRELLPHIAVGHQGTLPSVSCLISRRRRERADGHRTHGNTAYRATGCTEHAQSCPQRKNGGIVFTDTKSDAGRRRIALAHQMIALGVQHKRHQDQERRTAGDTWEEHDLVWCQPNGRPIDARADWLDWKEILRLAGVRDARVHDGRHTAATMLLLLGVDERTVMAVMSWSDRRMLRRYQHVIDELRQEASRRISDLIFGRPEKPAKKSKKKAKKQRKEKNVDTLTKGFATDLATEPGLAKIITFPITA from the coding sequence GTGGAAGAGGTGCCTGCGGCCGGCACGGACGAAGCCCTGACCGGCGAGAAGGGCGCCCAGCGCCTGCGTGAACTGCTTCCCCACATTGCGGTTGGCCATCAGGGCACCCTCCCGTCTGTCAGTTGCCTGATCTCACGCCGTCGCCGCGAGCGAGCTGATGGCCACCGTACTCACGGCAACACCGCGTATCGCGCGACCGGTTGCACGGAGCACGCGCAGTCCTGCCCGCAACGCAAGAACGGCGGGATCGTCTTCACCGACACCAAGAGCGATGCGGGACGGCGACGCATCGCGCTCGCACACCAGATGATCGCGCTCGGCGTACAGCACAAGCGCCACCAGGACCAAGAACGACGGACCGCCGGCGACACCTGGGAAGAGCACGACCTGGTCTGGTGTCAGCCGAACGGGCGACCGATCGACGCGCGGGCCGACTGGCTCGACTGGAAAGAGATTCTGCGCCTCGCCGGCGTGCGCGACGCGCGCGTACACGACGGCCGACACACCGCGGCCACCATGCTGCTACTCCTGGGCGTCGACGAGCGGACCGTCATGGCGGTCATGAGCTGGTCGGACCGGCGAATGCTGCGCCGCTATCAGCACGTCATCGACGAGCTACGGCAAGAGGCATCGCGGCGTATCAGCGACCTCATCTTCGGCCGGCCAGAGAAGCCGGCCAAGAAGTCGAAGAAGAAGGCCAAGAAGCAGCGCAAAGAGAAGAATGTCGATACACTCACCAAGGGTTTTGCAACGGATCTTGCAACGGAGCCCGGTCTAGCCAAGATCATCACGTTCCCGATAACGGCATAG
- a CDS encoding NmrA family NAD(P)-binding protein has translation MTSENKAKVLITGATGMQGGAAVQALLRAGHPVTAFVRDPSSAAAQALAGHGVALAAGDLDDAASLEAASAGHDAVFSMQMPGVDPADPGAEQR, from the coding sequence GTGACATCCGAGAACAAGGCGAAAGTGTTGATCACCGGGGCGACCGGGATGCAGGGTGGCGCCGCCGTCCAGGCCCTCCTGCGTGCGGGACACCCCGTGACCGCGTTCGTGCGTGACCCGTCGTCGGCTGCCGCTCAGGCGCTCGCCGGGCATGGCGTCGCTCTCGCGGCCGGAGATCTGGACGACGCTGCATCTCTGGAGGCTGCCAGCGCCGGACACGACGCGGTCTTCTCCATGCAGATGCCGGGCGTCGACCCGGCCGATCCCGGCGCCGAGCAGCGTTAA